One segment of Triticum aestivum cultivar Chinese Spring chromosome 2A, IWGSC CS RefSeq v2.1, whole genome shotgun sequence DNA contains the following:
- the LOC123190163 gene encoding protein unc-45 homolog A — protein sequence MAGAEAVERAHELYRGGRHREALELYSAALAAARGPAQRIALHSNRAACYLKLHDFHKAAEECTSVLELDTEHAGALMLRAQTLVTLKDYQSALFDVNRLIEINPSSEVYRNLHARLKTQLSLAPIPESEEESLYTEEDKEDLPPKDNTKNETVVVKSDQPSAKVILENKPVTKALKVEVPPNLPSKPEGGGTIQKPKGHSELDHKEPLTEAPKVQVSPSLPSKPECRGTIQKPKGHSGLDYSKWDKVEDDSSEDDEDDEEDDLPRYKFKVRTIGVRTVK from the exons ATGGCGGGGGCGGAGGCGGTGGAGAGGGCGCACGAGCTCTACCGGGGCGGCCGCCACCGGGAGGCGCTCGAGCTCTActcggcggcgctggcggcggcgcggggccccGCGCAGCGCATCGCCCTGCACAGCAACCGCGCCGCCTGCTACCTCAAGCTCCACGACTTCCACAAG GCTGCAGAAGAGTGCACATCTGTCCTCGAGTTGGATACCGAGCATGCTGGAGCTCTGATGCTACGTGCCCAGACTCTTGTCACTCTAAAAGATTACCAGTCGGCTCTATTTGATGTAAACCGGCTAATTGAGATAAATCCATCCTCTGAAGTATATAGGAATCTTCATGCTCGACTGAAGACACAGCTG TCGCTAGCCCCCATTCCAGAGTCTGAAGAGGAGTCCCTGTATACTGAAGAAGACAAAGAAGATCTGCCACCAAAAGACAATACAAAGAATGAGACTGTCGTTGTTAAGTCTGATCAACCTTCTGCAAAAGTGATTCTTGAGAATAAACCTGTAACAAAAGCTCTGAAGGTTGAAGTGCCTCCCAATCTGCCTTCAAAACCCGAGGGTGGGGGGACCATACAAAAACCAAAGGGCCATTCAGAGCTTGATCACAAGGAACCTTTAACGGAAGCTCCAAAGGTTCAAGTGTCTCCCAGTCTGCCTTCAAAACCCGAGTGTCGGGGGACCATCCAAAAACCGAAGGGCCATTCAGGGCTTGATTACTCGAAATGGGACAAAGTTGAGGATGATTCGAGTGAAGATGACgaggatgatgaggaagatgaCTTGCCTCGGTATAAATTCAAAGTCAGAACCATCGGTGTGCGTACCGTGAAGTGA